The genomic DNA tattaagaCAATGATataaactcggcaaaaaaagaACAGTCCTCTCACTGttaactgcatttattttcagcaaatttaacatgtgtaaatatttgtaggaacataagattcaacaactgagacacaaactgaacaagatCCATTGACGtgagcgcatgtgacaaataacatttgattggatGTAATTGGCATGGTGCAGCCTAATAGCTTTGGCTATTAAGCGCAGATAAATACTAATTGTCTTAGTATAAAATTGTCTTAGTATAATGTTTATCATGACCTTCCTAAACAAAATATTAATTTTGTCTTTGTGAATGTGTATATTAAAATGATTTATTCGGCTGGCAGCTATTGTTACTTATGGAGGCTGTTAAATATGCATATGGTCATTTTGACCGTCATAGCCACTTTGAGGTAGAAATGCTCAaagtttttgtattttattattaactcggcaaaaaaagaaacgtcctctcactgtcaactgcgtttattttcagcaaacttaacgtgtaaatatttgtatgaacaagatccaacaactgagacataaactgaaccagTTCCACAgaaatgtgactaacagaaatggaataatgtgtccctgaacataatcaaaagtaacagtcagtatctggtgtggacaccagctgcattaagtactgcagtgcatctcctcctcatggactgcaccagattagcccgttcttgctgtgagatgttatcgCGCTCttccaaggcacctgcaagttcccagacatctctgggggggggggaatggccctcaccctcctatccaacaggtcccagatgtgctcaatgggattgagatccaggctcttccctggccatggcagaacactgacattcctgtctttacaggaaatcacacacagaacaagcagtatggctggtggcattgtcatgctggagggtcatgtcaggatgagcctgcaggaagggtaccacatgagggaggaggatgtcttctctgtaacgcacagcgttattgcctacaatgacaacaagctcagtccgatgatgctgtgacacaccggcCCAGACCATGACGAACCATCCACCTCCAagtcaatcccgctccagagtacaggcctcggtgtgacgctcattccttcgacgataaacgcaaatccgaccatcacccctggtgaaacacaaccgcgactcatcagagaagagcactttctgccagtcctgtctggtccagcgacggtgggtttgtgcccataggtgacgttgttgccggtgatgtctggtgaggacctgccttacaaccggtctgcaagccctcagtccagcctctcagcctattgcggacagtctgagcactgatggagggattgtgcgttcctggtgtaactcaggcagttgttgttgccatcctgtacctgtcccgcaggtgtgttGTACGGATATACCGATCCTGTGCCGTTGTTACACGTGTTCTGCCACTGCGtggatgatcagctgtctgtcctgtctccctgtaacgctgtcttaggcgtctcacagtacggacattgcaatttattgccctggccacatctgcagtcctcatgcctcaggcacgttcacgcagatgagcagggaccctgggcatctttcttttggtgtttttccagagtcagtagaaaggcctctttagtgtcctaagttgttataattgtgaccttaattgcctaccgtctgtaagctgttggtgtcttaactaccgttccacaggtgcatgttcattaattgtttatggtttattgaacaagcatggggaaacggcgtttaaaccctttacaatgaagatctgtgaagttatttggatttatatgaattatctttgaaatgcagggtcctgaaaaaggacgtttcttttttttgctgagtttatatatttacattgtttgcaaactgatgtgtTAAAAATGTTAATGCCAAattaacatgcaaaacaggcaagcccccaaATGTCCAAAACATTTTTTGCTAAAAAaaggctctgccccacctgccctgaatgacgggtcgccactgcccATAAGTATCTCTGAAATATCTACTTGCTTCTTCCTCTGGTAGAAAACATCCCGGAGAAGTGGACCCCTGAGGTGAAGCACTTCTGCCCCAACGTTCCAATCATCCTGGTGGGCAACAAGAAGGACCTGAGGAACGACGAACACACACGGAGGGagctggccaagatgaagcaggTACCGTACCATAGTTCCATACTGAGTGTACTGCACAAAACCCTCAAACAGACCCCTAACCCATAGGTAGGAAGTACTGCTATAAATCTGAAAGGGTTGGATAAAGTAGTCGGTCTAATCTTATATCTAGCCAACACTTTTTTTAGATGTGGCTGGTGTCCTCAACTAGGCCTCTGGAAGGGATAACATTTTAAGACTACAATTTGTCAAAGGATATTAGTGTTCCCCTTTAAGTTGAGTCATTGTTTCAGGATATGTGAGGCTAGATAACCAGCCAAACTAAGATGGTGGTTGAGTGACCAATGTCATCACTGATTAGACTGTGGAAAACTTTTCAGGAAAAGGCTGTTTTGACTCGAGTCACTGGCATCCCTTGctttcttaaaaaaaaacacGTAGCTCGACAGGTCTGAAATGACTGGGCCTGATTTTGCTCTGCCTGGCATGGGGGAGGAGCAACAGCTCCTAGAAGTTACAAGTCACTGATTAGCTTGTTTGTTTAGTCTGAAGTGTCTTCCTCTTCTCAATGCGGGTTCTAATTGACGGCAGACAGTACGTTGCatgttctctgtctgtgtctctgtgtaggcctactgtctgtgtggtactAGTCTCTAGGTCCAGttggtgatgggggggggggggggggggggggttacaaaGCCCTCTGACTCTGTCAGCCGTTTCTTTCTCTCAGAGTGCAGGGAACTGTGTAACaaagagggtgtgagagaggatTACGATCCCCACAAGTCATCACTTTTAAGTGTTTTAGCGTGATGTTAAAAGTAACATTGGTGGTGGCTATGTTGTACCCAGGCAGTGGAAGTCATGCTATTTCCCAGGGTTGATGTGTTCTGTAGTCAAGCATAAATctagagcagggggggggggtgatacaaCCTACACACAGTAGGCTACATGCACTGGgataaatacattttacattgtGTTTTTATAGTCTTGATGGTATAAGTGTACCATGAATGTTGTTGGTAAATTCacactgcttgtgtgtgtgtgtgtgtgtgtgtgtgtgtacgtacattCATGGTCACACCAGTTTTAACACCCTGTCTGTTTACCCTGTAGGAGCCAGTGAAGCCAGAGGAGGGCCGGGACATGGCTAACCGTATCAGTGCCTTTGGCTACCTGGAGTGTTCAGCCAAGACAAAGGATGGCGTGAGGGAGGTTTTTGAGATGGCCACCAGGGCGGCGCTGCAGGTGCGCAAGCGCAAGAAGAGGGGTGCCTGCCTGCTGttgtgaggaggaggaagacctCAGTCGTCAactgacaaaacaacaacaatatatatatatatatacgcagGACTGACCTTTTACCAAATGGCATCTTTGTACTGTATCTCATTTCACGCTAAAGAGGTTGGCGGCCGAAAGTGCTGAACGTAAAATAACAAGGAAAAGGACTGGTCTGTAACACAGGTTAGAAATTAGTGTTTAAACTTCTCagctttgtttttgtttgttatgcTTATTCCATGCAATGGGTACACTGTCTTTCGTCTAGTTTTTCCACAGCCgtctttttttccccccctgTCGCTTTTGAGAAGATAATAAATGCACATGTATTTGTATGCAAAAATATTTGGCTGTCCTTCCCTGGGCCTGTACAAACAGTCGGTCAACAGGGCTTGTGTTGTCAACATGCACACTGTTGGAATCAGGACTCACCCAAACTCTTGTTCATTTGTAACCCGTCCTGTCCGCTAGCATAGATTCTATGGTAAGAGGGTCTACTTTCCAGGGGAGAGGTTTTGCTCTTTAGAACCAgtgccttttaaaaaaaagttatttttcaAGTCCTTGCATACCACTAAGTAATGCTCCTCCTGACCTGTTGGTCAACTCACTAGCAGGGGAGCGGAGGGCCTCCCCACGTTAATTATACACAGTATGTATTGTAATGCAATCTGAGCTTTGCTGCATGTAACCTAGGCTTTGAGGGCTGTCGACAACTAGCCGCAAGAAACAACTTCAAAGTTCATTTTACTTAGGAGAAAGCATCAGCTAGTCCGTATTGACTGAAATCAGTCCCCACCCCCCGGGGGTAGTCGGAGCACCTCATGGCACTGTAACATGACCCTACAGATATGTGTGCAGAGAagtccatcctcccctcaaatAAGGTCTGGATTGAACACCTGTACAGAGATGCTTGAATATCCCACATAAACAGAAGCTAGCATGACTTTAAAGTACCACCACACCAGGACGTGACAAGTTAAAACAGGTGTTGCATGATGATTAGGGGAGCATGgtctatagtagctacagtaggTTTGTATGAGTTGACACAATCCTCTTTTTAGAATGAGAATGCCAATGTATTTGTCACAAGGCTGGAGCTACTGGGGTATgggggggactgactgactggtggatCCTGCCTCGAGATCCTGTCAGGGTTGACTGGCCTGCGGATTTCCAGTCTGACTGCATTCTGAGGAGCCACATGAGTGTTTTTCAGTGCCTTCTCTTTCCTGGTAACCTGTGCGACTTTAGCGTTCCCTTCCCGAGAGCCGAGCAGAGACTGGACCGGTTGCTCAATGCCAACACGCCACAGCAAAGTCAACTTTGACACCTCTGTCATGTTACACAAAGTTCAGCACTCACTCACCCAGCCATAAAGAATGTCAGGGGGAAATGATGCTTGACAAATTAAGTGTTTTTTTTCAAGGTACACTTTGCCACAGTGTTCCGCAAAACATACCTGGTTGAAACCCCAGTTAGAATTCGATCATCCATAGATGAGATCTCTTCAGCTCGGTGGTTGATTGTAATTTCATTTGAGGAAGGAAACTCCCAGTGTGCTTTGCCTGATTTTTCAGGAACTGGTTTGTCAATTCTCAGTTTGTTCTGGCTTGGCGCTATTTGACAAGAAGGCAAGACCTAAATTcatttttttgagagagagagacttctgtTGGCTGCCACAcaattctctctccctacctgtcGCACAGCTAAAATGACGTGCTCTGCACTGTGTTACGTTAACAGTAAGGTTTGGAGGGTGTGCTACAGAGTTGGAAATTACTTTTGCATTCGGACATGATTTCTTGTCttctgtctttttttattttttatattgcaCTGCTGAGAACAATAAAATGCATCGGGGTTGCTGAAGTCACTGGTCAACCTAGGCTGTGTTTTTCTTTTACTGTTTTGTCATGTGACTTGATTTACGTAATGGAACACCACTGGAGCTGTAGCATGCCTGAGACTGGCGCTGGAATATACTGTATTTGGGCTTTTTAAACCACCTATTTCCATTAAACTTTTTACTTGTGTCCACCATGGCTCCAACATTACACCACTCCAATATGCTTGATCTCTATTTTCTGTATTGCTTGGACTAGGTTAGACATTTCACTTGCATGGAAGTGGAAATGTCAATTTGTAAGTTTACTCTTTTGTATCCTATGATGTTGACCATTTGTCTAGCGGGAGCCCGATGAGCCTTTCTCTACTGATTCTTCACAGCGTTCCTATTTCTCCTGGTTTGTGTCTGTCGTTCTTCTGCCTGTGTCCATAAACCGGTCTGTCCAACCCAACAGGGCTCAACTTTCCAAATGTCCATCAGCAATGTCACATGACAGGTTTAAAGGGTTGCATGCAACCTGGTGTGTGTGATGCTAGAAATAACATGTATTCCACAATGCCAATGAAAAAAATGTTAGCTGGTTCGATTGACCGAGCCCTCTGCTGGCCAAGTCGTCCATGTTAACAGAGCTTCTACTGTGGTAGGAAAATGACTTAACGTTCAAGCAGACAGAAACCGGGCGGTGTTTATAAGCGGTGTCCCAGTATCACCCAATATTGTGACTGTTCAGGGGTGAAGCTCCGAGGAAATATGATTTTGTCCCTTCAGGAGTATGTTTGACTACACAAAATGGAACTTATGACATTTGCCATTTTGTTACCATATTACCTTTTTTGTATGGGTGTATGTTTAAACAGTGTTTCCATGTCGCCAACCCATGAAAAGGACGGCAACTTTTAAGATT from Oncorhynchus clarkii lewisi isolate Uvic-CL-2024 chromosome 7, UVic_Ocla_1.0, whole genome shotgun sequence includes the following:
- the LOC139413267 gene encoding rho-related GTP-binding protein RhoA-D, which encodes MAAIRKKLVIVGDGACGKTCLLIVFSKDQFPEVYVPTVFENYIADIEVDGKQVELALWDTAGQEDYDRLRPLSYPDTDVILMCFSIDSPDSLENIPEKWTPEVKHFCPNVPIILVGNKKDLRNDEHTRRELAKMKQEPVKPEEGRDMANRISAFGYLECSAKTKDGVREVFEMATRAALQVRKRKKRGACLLL